From Desulfovibrio legallii, one genomic window encodes:
- a CDS encoding host-nuclease inhibitor Gam family protein produces the protein MARLKPNPHIVVDRAQAEGALAEMAALDRKIAAAEADMQEAIDNAKALAAQACAPLAARRKELADAVAVYAKLNRAELFRTAKSLDMGFGMIGFRCSTKVVQINGVTPEMTLERLRQYNLTDGIRTKEEINKEAALGWPDERLELVGLRRRTADAFFIEIKKDSVPDGGSSGAAALERAS, from the coding sequence GTGGCCCGCCTCAAACCGAATCCGCACATTGTTGTCGACCGCGCCCAGGCCGAGGGCGCGCTGGCGGAAATGGCCGCGCTGGATCGCAAAATCGCCGCGGCGGAAGCGGACATGCAGGAAGCCATTGACAACGCCAAGGCTTTGGCCGCCCAGGCCTGCGCCCCCCTGGCGGCCCGGCGCAAGGAACTGGCCGACGCCGTGGCGGTGTATGCCAAGCTGAACAGGGCGGAACTGTTCCGAACCGCCAAAAGCCTGGACATGGGCTTTGGCATGATTGGCTTCCGCTGCAGCACAAAGGTGGTGCAGATCAACGGCGTAACCCCGGAAATGACGCTGGAGCGCCTGCGTCAGTACAATCTGACAGACGGCATCAGAACGAAGGAGGAAATCAACAAGGAAGCGGCTCTGGGATGGCCGGACGAACGGCTGGAACTTGTGGGGCTGCGGCGTCGCACTGCGGACGCGTTCTTTATCGAAATCAAGAAGGACTCCGTGCCGGACGGCGGCAGCAGTGGCGCGGCAGCATTGGAGCGGGCGTCATGA